The DNA region TTTGCCACAAGGTTACACTACCACAGGCGCTCTTCTAGACTCTAACTTTGCTCTAGCTACTGCTGCTACTACAAATATCTGGTCTGATCTAATGCCAGTGGCTTCTAGCACAGCTACAGTAGCAACGGCTACAAGTCTAATCAGCAATTTAATTACACTACCAAATGCAACATATACGCCTTATCTACGGATGCGGGCTACAGCAGTTTATCACTACAAGGCTACTGGTTACAGTGCAACAAGTCCAACGCCGATCGCTTGTGTGAGTAGTTACTATGATCCCACTAATAGCACTACAGCTAAGAATTTATCAACACTGCCTTATGGTAATGCTACTGGTGGTAGATCCAACAATGGCATAGTTTACGCGCCTCCAAGTAGGACTACCACTTATTATCAGAATGTACTGGCTTACCAAGCCCAATTAAAATATCAAAATGGGCGCTGGGCAAATGAAGCACTCAAAAATGCTTTAGCAAAAGCAGCAGCAAATCGCACTATTGCCGAGCAGTCTGCCATTGATGCTGCTCTTTGTTCCCTACAGATTTTAGATGGTAGTATTTCAGTTCCTGGTACTCTCCCGATTCCTCACGGTGCAATTAAAGAAACAACTTTTTTAGATAGTAGACAAGTTAAAGCAATTCATAAAGACAACACAACTACGACAGTTTTTGAAACATTTACTAATGCAGATGGTGGTGCAACTTTAGGTACAGATTATGATCTGGACAAAAAAGACAGACAGCCATTAGAAATTCGCGCCACTGTATTAGATATTAACTCGCTTCGCACAACCACAATTGGTGGAACAACACCAGCACAAGAATACTTACTGCCGAATAGCGGTATTATCTATGCGACTCGCAACGATGCGCTACCAGATTTGAGTTCATCATCTGGGGATTTAGAGGCGAAAAAGTCAGAAAGCCCGGTGGATTACAAGCTTGACCCAACTCGCCGTCCTAATGCCATTATGCTGATTAACGGCTCAAAAATCGGTCGCGGCACAAGTAATAATTATCGAGACGCCGAGAAAGGGTTGATTTTAGCTACCAATTTGCCTGTGTACGTTAAAGGAAACTTTAATCTTCACACTCAACAAGAGTTCACAACAGCATTGTCAGATGATTGGAGTAATTTCTATTCTCGGACAAAAGCTACACGCAATCCGAATTTTGCATGTCGTCCAAGTGATAGTAGGCTACCAAATTGTACAACTGGTGATGAATGGCGTCCTGCATCTGTGTTGGCAGATTCTATTACTTTACTTTCTAATAACTTCCGAGAGGGCTTTCGTAATGAGGGAGATTATGATTCCAATGATAATTTAGGAAACAAGGCAAGTGGATTTAATTCTTATGTTACCAGTTGGTATTACAAGAGTGATCCTACTACAAAATGGTTTTATGATGGCGATTCTGGTGTGACAAACACTAGCGACGCTAAATACCGCTTACCGAAAGATTTTGATACATCAAGTGCATTTGATCCCAGTGTTCCATCTACTTATCAAGGTAGCTCTTATCTCAACAATTTTGTAACACCCATTCAGTTAGCAACAAGAACCAGGGAATTTGCAACGGAAGTTTGCATTGCAACTAATCCTGCTGATTGTAGTGATAATAAAAACTGGGTAATGGCAGTTGGAGGTAACTGTAATGGGTTAACTTCACAAAAAACTGCTGGCGCATCTAATGGCATTCTTGGTCAACCAATAAGTGCAATCAAGACAGGTACAGTTGCGCGACTACCTGATTGTGGTGAGGCTCAAAATTTACCACGACGGGTTGCTTTTCAACGGGATGCTAATGGGAATTTTATTTTGAACAATGGCAAACCTGTTGTTTATGGGTTTATCGGTGAGGGTGGTACTGCCAAATTAAAATTATTTCCTTACGACACTTGGAGTACATATAAACCAGGTTATCCCGAAGATAATGGTAATGGTATTTCTGGTACTTTTCTTATCCCTTGGTTTAAAACACAAGATTCAAGTGGAAATGAATCATTTAACCCTGATGATCCACCATTGTTAACCAGTCAAACTGGACAAGGCTCACCGTCTCAAAAACCAGTGTTGCAAATAGATTTCCCTTTTGCCTATGACAGTTTAGATACTGGTAATATTTCGCCAGGAAAACACAGATATTGGTTGCAAATAGCTACTGAAACTACTTTTAATTTAATTGCAATAGCTGGAGATACCCCAGCGCGTCCTACGGAAGATAACGGTGGTTTACACAACTTTGTGCGCTTTATGGAAAACTGGAACCCAACTGGAGGAACAGGCGATGCCATTAAAGCTAGGATTAGCGGCTCTTTCATCCAAATTAAACGAAGTGCTTATGCCACTGCACCATTTAGCACATCCATATCAACTCAATCTAATGATTTTAAGTATAAGATTCAAGGTAATGACAGCAGAACTCCTTTCTATCTGGCTCCTACACGGCAATGGGGTTATGATGTAGCACTGCTATCTCAGTCGCCTGACTTATTAGCCCAAAGACTGGCAACGATACCAGATGATTTGCCAGATGAGTACTTCCGGGAAGTTGGTCGAGATGACGCATGGGTGCAAAGTTTGTTGTGTGCGAAAAAACTTGATGGTAATTTTGCAATTGATCCAGATCAGCGTCCTTGCAGTTGAGTTCAATAGAAACCTAACCCCCAGTCCCTTCCCTACTAGCGTTGGGGAGTAAGACTCAAAGCCTCTCTCCTTTTAGGAGAGAGGTTTGGAGAGAGGTTAAAACTGTGCTGTACCCAAGTGAGAACCGCTATAGTTCCCCATCATCAAATCTCAAAAGCTGGCAATTAGCAATGATTAAGCATAAACAACAACAAATCCACCCTGCTGATGAGTCTGGTTTTACAATTATTGAGTCGTTGGTAGCAATAGTTGTGGTTGCTATTTTATTAGCAGCGATCGCACCTGTGATCGTCATCTCAACAGCAACCCGCGTTCAATCTCGACGAGTGGAACTTGCAACCCAAGCAACAAAAGCATTCATTGATGGCATCAGAACTGGCGCTATTACTACAGTGCCAAGTACACTAGTTACACTTGCAACTCCAACTGCGGCTGCACCTAGAAGAGTTTCAGATATCGCAGGTACACCAGCTACAGCAACTACACCAGCTATATCAGCAATAACAGGTAGACCACAAGATTATTTAATTAACAATGTTACAGATATGCCTACTCCCACATCGGCAACTGGTCTGTATTGTTTCAATAAGAATGGCACTATTAGTAATCCAGATTGTTCAAGCGATCAGTTTTACATTCAAGCAGGTCGAATTGTCCAAAGTACTGGGGCTAATGATGGCTATCGTCTGGCAATTCGGATCTATCGGGCAGATGTTGACTTTAGCAAAACTCTCAAAGCTAGCACAGATACTACTAAAAATAGACAAAAAACATTCACTGGTGGATTAGGCGATCGCCAAGCACCATTAATCGAAATGACAACCGACATTGGCAACACTAACACTACCTTTCAGGCTTTATGCCGACGACTGGGTACTGCAACAAATCAAGCTTGCCAGTAAAAAACTAGGCAGTTTCAGATTATGCGATGCTCACTGTGCATTTATCACTAAAAAGAATACCACAATATGGTGAGTACACTAAAATTCTTACTCAAAAGCCAGCTAAAACGCTCTAGGCTAGTTCAGCAAGTTAACGGTTTTACTATGATTGAATTGTTGATTGCCATGCTTCTGGCATTCCTGATCATTACTCCGTTGCTAGGATTCATGATTAACATTATGGACACAGACCGAAAGGAGCAAGCAAAGGCAAATTCTGAGCAAGAAATTCAAGCTGCGCTAGATTATATTGCCCGTGATTTACAACAGGCAATTTATCTTTATGATGCTGACGGGATTGAAGCTATCAAAAATCAATTACCTAATTCGAGCGCAACAGATAGAGTCCCTGTTCTTGTCTTTTGGAAACGAGAATTAGTTAATCAAGCGCTTACAATTACAGGAACCGAAAAAGATGATACGTTTGTATACTCATTGGTTGCCTACTATTTAATTAAAGACGCTACTTCTAGTTCTACTTGGTCTAATGCAGCTCGGATTGCGAGATGGCAAATTAAGGATGGTGTACCAGCTAGTACTGGTGTTGATTGTACTGGCTATACTGGCAAATATATTAGTGGTAATTGTCCTAGTCCAGGTTTTACCCTATTTAAGCTGGATGGAGTAGGCACTATTAATGACAAGATGAATGCTTGGGTAAAAGCCACACCAGATTATACTGCCGATACTACAGTACTTGTTGACTTTATTGATCAAACCAAAACTGATGACACAACACCAGCACCTGCGGCAACATGTCCTACTGATAACAATACATGGCAGAAAGTATCACCAAATACTACTAGCTTTAATACACGTAATACTAGCAAAATGACTGGTTTCTATGCGTGTATCGATAGAGTTAACACAACAGCCCAGGTCTTTTTACGAGGCAATGCACTTGCACGTTTACAAAGCAATAACTTTAATTACATAAATACCAACAAAACTTATTTTCCAAGTGCAAGTATACGGGTGCAAGGACGCGGATACTTATTTACTAAATAAGTGCTGAAAATTTAAGGAATTAATTAATGGCAGCAAATTATGGGAAAGTTAAGTTTGAAGTTATTTAACCCAAACAGTAGAAATGAAACCAGTAAACAGCGATTTTTAATTAATAAACT from Nostoc commune NIES-4072 includes:
- the hpsA gene encoding hormogonium polysaccharide biosynthesis protein HpsA, which gives rise to MSIRRKFFKVGILCLKKLISQFFSTIKKQIIWLLRTLFTTNRRRGTGNAGFVLPTVAMVSLVVVLLTTAILFRSFERSKNASNVRVNEAALNAATPAIDRARAKINKLFQDGRLPRATPTDNALYDTLVSNLNEYTFGDETQLKLTKSSQYTGERTELKTAWSYPVDTDNNGKFDSYTLYGIYFTNPPISGGAYTHARNSLEARTLPMTAGNVSGDCGDTLGTSASLVGNTGWFKIGNKLKKAFFVYTATVPITTTPASNTKYELYKGNKSFSALEYQQERVQIPVVNNAVLYEDDIDISPGPTFRLNGRVFTNSNLLTGSDGNNVRLYQVSSKESCFYDDDNAKIVIGGNLGAGGSTDTSDLSKITQVDLFRKGEATDPIVVDFAKSTTPASNEANLIAYNSLAYVQRINRLVSAQIADTTANATHSDPTEVTKGIQQQKDKLGLASYTAPEELAFRKQQLQLYFQKRTRRVPYKEVSFGGDALGTYATTSPLQDTGDILRPVNAWMYPTDPTDGKTGTNYTSLTLSTNSGKLIPGATEPTTLQKTYDGKEQSLGDRVVIGNNLPQIWWDSTKSGFVGPNPQDTQTISGINWDLPTTPSTPRTRRSRVEILADLGSTDRDKDWELAAATVPNSIQDPVGGLRVVTGGGIYLPQGYTTTGALLDSNFALATAATTNIWSDLMPVASSTATVATATSLISNLITLPNATYTPYLRMRATAVYHYKATGYSATSPTPIACVSSYYDPTNSTTAKNLSTLPYGNATGGRSNNGIVYAPPSRTTTYYQNVLAYQAQLKYQNGRWANEALKNALAKAAANRTIAEQSAIDAALCSLQILDGSISVPGTLPIPHGAIKETTFLDSRQVKAIHKDNTTTTVFETFTNADGGATLGTDYDLDKKDRQPLEIRATVLDINSLRTTTIGGTTPAQEYLLPNSGIIYATRNDALPDLSSSSGDLEAKKSESPVDYKLDPTRRPNAIMLINGSKIGRGTSNNYRDAEKGLILATNLPVYVKGNFNLHTQQEFTTALSDDWSNFYSRTKATRNPNFACRPSDSRLPNCTTGDEWRPASVLADSITLLSNNFREGFRNEGDYDSNDNLGNKASGFNSYVTSWYYKSDPTTKWFYDGDSGVTNTSDAKYRLPKDFDTSSAFDPSVPSTYQGSSYLNNFVTPIQLATRTREFATEVCIATNPADCSDNKNWVMAVGGNCNGLTSQKTAGASNGILGQPISAIKTGTVARLPDCGEAQNLPRRVAFQRDANGNFILNNGKPVVYGFIGEGGTAKLKLFPYDTWSTYKPGYPEDNGNGISGTFLIPWFKTQDSSGNESFNPDDPPLLTSQTGQGSPSQKPVLQIDFPFAYDSLDTGNISPGKHRYWLQIATETTFNLIAIAGDTPARPTEDNGGLHNFVRFMENWNPTGGTGDAIKARISGSFIQIKRSAYATAPFSTSISTQSNDFKYKIQGNDSRTPFYLAPTRQWGYDVALLSQSPDLLAQRLATIPDDLPDEYFREVGRDDAWVQSLLCAKKLDGNFAIDPDQRPCS
- the hpsB gene encoding hormogonium polysaccharide secretion pseudopilin HpsB, with amino-acid sequence MLYPSENRYSSPSSNLKSWQLAMIKHKQQQIHPADESGFTIIESLVAIVVVAILLAAIAPVIVISTATRVQSRRVELATQATKAFIDGIRTGAITTVPSTLVTLATPTAAAPRRVSDIAGTPATATTPAISAITGRPQDYLINNVTDMPTPTSATGLYCFNKNGTISNPDCSSDQFYIQAGRIVQSTGANDGYRLAIRIYRADVDFSKTLKASTDTTKNRQKTFTGGLGDRQAPLIEMTTDIGNTNTTFQALCRRLGTATNQACQ
- the hpsC gene encoding hormogonium polysaccharide secretion pseudopilin HpsC, with amino-acid sequence MVSTLKFLLKSQLKRSRLVQQVNGFTMIELLIAMLLAFLIITPLLGFMINIMDTDRKEQAKANSEQEIQAALDYIARDLQQAIYLYDADGIEAIKNQLPNSSATDRVPVLVFWKRELVNQALTITGTEKDDTFVYSLVAYYLIKDATSSSTWSNAARIARWQIKDGVPASTGVDCTGYTGKYISGNCPSPGFTLFKLDGVGTINDKMNAWVKATPDYTADTTVLVDFIDQTKTDDTTPAPAATCPTDNNTWQKVSPNTTSFNTRNTSKMTGFYACIDRVNTTAQVFLRGNALARLQSNNFNYINTNKTYFPSASIRVQGRGYLFTK